Proteins from a genomic interval of Gadus macrocephalus chromosome 2, ASM3116895v1:
- the hid1a gene encoding LOW QUALITY PROTEIN: protein HID1 (The sequence of the model RefSeq protein was modified relative to this genomic sequence to represent the inferred CDS: deleted 1 base in 1 codon): MGSTDSKLNFRKAVIQLTTKTQVLHFSFDQNSREATDDAFWDQFWADTSTTVQDVFALVPAAEIRAVREESPSNLATLCYKAVEKLVQGAGSGCPSEKEKQTVLNCSRILTRILPYIFEDQDWRGFFWSTVPGAGRAGTEDMEDDDSARPLAESLLLAVADLLFCPDFTVHSHKRSPESVEDMQSIDSCEYIWEAGVGFAQSPPLNYIHDLNRTELLRLLLTCFSEAMYLPPSSDHSVLNPWVTFFCSTENRHALPLFTSLLNVVFAYDPVGYGIPYNHLVFSDYREQLVEQAVQTLIVALEHEGGATRRPASPSSLEEQESTGPDNLFVNYLSRIHREEDYDFILKGLARLLTNPLTQTYLPNSTKKIQFHQELLVLFWKLCDFNKKFLFFVLKSSDVLDVLVPILFYLNDARADQSRVGLMHIGVFILLLLSGERNFGVRLNKPYSVHVPMDIPVFTGTHADLLIVVFHKIITSGHQRLQPLYDCLLTIIVNVSPYLKSLSMVAANKLLHLLEAFSTSWFLFSASQNHHLVFFLLEAFNNIIQYQFDGNCNLVYAIIRKRNLFHQLANLPSDASSIQKALQRKKKSPDVISRTSSQETISMEGSRPAVPAEPGTLKASLVAIPGIEKLTEKSQVSEDGTMVSIPKMDSPQKPLADQSTVTGTSDTESNSGRDTEDVFYTEAEMERRPTSSASSTSSYWAPSPEWVLSWRSKLPLQTIMRLLQVLVPQVEKICIDKGLTDESEILKFLQHGTLVGLLPVPHPILIRKYQANAGTAMWFRTYMWGVVYLRNVDPPIWYDTDVRLFEIQRM; encoded by the exons ATGGGAAGCACCGACTCCAAATTAAACTTCAGGAAAGCCGTGATCCAGCTGACAACCAAAACACAGGTACTGCATTTTTCATTTGACCAGAATT CCCGTGAAGCCACAGACGATGCCTTCTGGGACCAGTTCTGGGCTGACACCAGCACAACGGTGCAGGATGTT TTCGCCCTGGTGCCAGCGGCCGAGATAAGGGCTGTGAGAGAGGAGTCGCCCTCCAACCTTGCCACTCTGTGCTATAAG gcggtGGAGAAGTTGGTGCAGGGCGCGGGGTCCGGCTGCCCCTCGGAGAAGGAGAAGCAGACGGTGCTGAACTGCTCCCGGATCCTCACCCGCATCCTGCCCTACATCTTCGAGGACCAGGACTGGAGGGGCTTCTTCTGGTCCACCGTCCCGGGGGCCGGGCGGGCCGGG ACGGAGGACATGGAGGATGACGACAGCGCCCGTCCGCTGGCTGAGTCCCTCCTCCTGGCCGTGGCCGACCTGCTCTTCTGCCCGGACTTCACCGTCCACAGCCACAAGAGGAGCCCT gagTCGGTGGAGGACATGCAGTCCATTGACAGCTGTGAGTACATCTGGGAGGCCGGGGTGGGCTTCgcccagtccccccccctcaactacATCCACGACCTGAACAG aacggAGCTGCTGCGCCTACTGCTGACGTGCTTCTCCGAGGCCATGTACCTGCCCCCCTCCTCTGACCACAGTGTGCTCAACCCCTGGGTAACCTTCTTCTGCTCCACCGAGAACAg ACACGCCCTGCCGCTGTTCACCTCGCTGCTCAACGTGGTGTTCGCCTACGACCCGGTGGGCTACGGGATCCCCTACAACCACCTCGTGTTCTCCGACTACCGGGAGCAGCTGGTGGAGCAGGCGGTGCAGACGCTCATCGTCGCGCTGGAGCACGAGGGCGGAGCCACCCGCCGCCCCGCCTCCCCGTCCAGCctcgaggagcaggag TCTACCGGCCCTGATAACCTGTTTGTGAACTATCTGTCAAGAATTCACCGGGAAGAG GACTACGACTTCATACTGAAGGGCCTGGCCCGCCTGCTCACCAACCCGCTGACCCAGACCTACCTGCCCAACTCCACCAAGAAGATCCAGTTCCACCAGGAGCTCCTGGTGCTCTTCTGGAAGCTCTGCGACTtcaataag AAGTTCCTGTTCTTCGTGCTGAAGAGCAGCGACGTGCTGGACGTTCTGGTTCCCATCCTGTTCTACCTGAACGACGCCCGGGCCGACCAGT cccgcGTGGGACTAATGCACATCGGCGTCTtcatcctgctgctgctgagcgGCGAGAGGAACTTCGGGGTCCGCCTGAACAAGCCGTACTCCGTCCACGTGCCCATGGACATCCCCGTGTTCACCGGGACCCACGCCGACCTGCTCATCGTG GTGTTCCACAAGATCATCACGAGCGGACACCAGCGGCTGCAGCCTCTGTACGACTGTCTGCTCACCATCATCGTGAACG TGTCTCCCTACCTGAAGAGTCTCTCCATGGTGGCCGCCAAcaaactcctccacctcctcgaagccttctccacctcctggttCCTATTCTCGGCCTCCCAGAACCACCACCTGGTCTTCTTCCTGCTGGAGGCCTTCAACAACATCATCCAGTACCAGTTTGATG GAAACTGCAACCTGGTGTACGCCATCATCCGCAAGAGGAACCTCTTCCACCAGCTGGCCAACCTGCCGTCAGACGCCTCCTCCATCCAGAAGGCCctgcagaggaagaagaagagcccCGACGTCATCTCCAGGACCAGCTCCCAGGAGACCATCTCCATGGAGGGCTCGCGGCCGGCCGTGCCTGCCGAGCCGGGGACTCTGAAGGCCAGCCTGGTGGCCATACCCG gCATCGAAAAACTCACGGAAAAGTCCCAGGTGTCAGAGGACGGGACGATGGTGTCGATACCAAAGATGGACTCGCCCCAGAAACCTCTGGCAGACCAGAGCACCGTCACGGGCACCAGCGACACGGAGTCCAACTCTGGGAGAGACACGGAG GATGTCTTCTACACCGAggcggagatggagaggaggccTACGTCCAGCGCATCCTCCACCTCGTCCTACTGGGCTCCCAGTCCAGAATGG GTGCTGTCCTGGAGGAGCAAGCTCCCTCTGCAGACCATCATGAGGCTGCTCCAGGTACTGGTCCCCCAGGTGGAGAAGATCTGCATCGACAA gggTCTGACGGACGAGTCGGAGATCCTGAAGTTCCTCCAGCACGGCACCCTGGTGGGCCTGCTGCCCGTGCCCCATCCCATCCTGATCAGGAAGTACCAGGCCAACGCCGGCACCGCCATGTGGTTCCGCACCTACATGTGGGGGGTGGTGTACCTGAG AAACGTGGACCCGCCCATCTGGTACGACACCGA